From the Lactobacillus sp. PV034 genome, the window AGGGGAAGACAGCCCATGCCACCAATGAGGGAAAGGTTATTTTCGCGGTAAATCTGCATTTGCAACTGACTGATTTGCATCTTTTGATCTTGTGTTAAGTTAGGATCCTTGATGGCTTCTTGTACTAAATTAATTTGAGGTTGCAAACGTTTAGTTCGTTCTTGCTGCTTAGTCATCTTGTATGATTGGTTTAAGCGTAAGGGTAAGACAATAAATTGCACCACTAAGGTGATTAAAACAATTGCCCAACCGGCACCATTGGCACCACCGATTTTTGCTTCGACGAACAACATGATGTTTTGCAAGGGATGGCCGAATAAGTTGTAAATCCAGGCATATGGTCCAGAAGTTGGTGCTTGCAAAACGCCACTAGTAGTTTTGCTAGTACAAGCACTTAAAAAGACCATTAAGATCCCTAAGAGAGCAATTACTTTTAAATGTTTACTTTTAATTTTCATTAAATGAATACCTTTCTCTTTGTATTGAGTAAAGTTTACTAGTAATCTTAATTTCAAGCAACCTAGTGAATAATGTTAAAAGAATGAAATTGATCACTTGAAGGCAAATCTTCGACTTCCACGTGATCAACTCGGCCTGCTGGCGTAGGGCTAGTCTTAACTTTGCTCAGAAAATGGGCTAACTGGAGTGAATTACCTTGCGCAATAATTTCAACATCACCATTAGCTAAATTCTTAACCGTTCCTTTAACTTTGAGGTCTTTGGCAAGCAGCTGGGTAGCCCATCTAAAGCCAACTCCTTGAACTAAACCTGAAACAATAATTTTTTTAGTTTCCATTGTATTGCCGGCTTTCTTAAAACTAAGTTCTAGTAAAATTTTAACATGTTAATTTTTTAGTAGGTACATTAAAATAGAAGAAAGAGAAAGAAGAGTTAAAATGATCGAAATAAATTCTGTTAAAAATGCCAAAATTAAAGAAATAAAAAAATTACTGCAAAAAAAGTATCGTCATGAAGCAAATAAATATTTGATTGAAGGCTTTCATTTAGTGCAAGAAGCTTTACAAGGCCATCAGCAATATGATTATCTCTTGGCAACGGAAAAGGCATATGAGCGTTTATTAGAGCTTGCTAATCTTGATGATCGTAAGGTCATTATTATTAATGATGTCATCGCTGAGCATTTATCGGCTACCAAGAATAGCCAAGATGTGTTTATGGTGTTAAATATTAATCAACCGAAGTCATTTTCTTTTGAATATGGTAAATGGGTGGTTTTAGATAATTTAACTGATCCAGGGAATGTGGGAACTATTATTCGAACGGCTGATGCAGCTGGATTTGATGGTGTAGTTTTATCAAAAGAAAGTGTAGATCTTTATAATCCTAAAGTGCAGCGCAGTATGCAGGGAAGTCAATTCCATATTCAAGTAATTCAAATGCCAATTTTAGAAGCTTTGACTAACTTTAAGGCCCATGGATTACCTATTTATGCTAGTGTCTTAGATAAAACCGCTAAGCAATTAGCCAATTGTGCGCCGGTACCTCAATTAGCTTTAGTAATTGGAAATGAAGCTCACGGAGTAAGCCCAGAAGTAGTAGCTTTAGCAGATAAAAAAATCTATATTCCAATTAAAGGGCAAGCGGAATCATTAAATGCCGCAGTTGCAGCTGGAATTATGATTTATCATTTTAGCTAGCAAAAGTGGGACTTGTTTATGAGTAAAATTGATGAATACATTGCTAAAAGAAGTAAACAAAGCGCTAATTTTGCTAAAGCCTATAAAGAAGAAAATCAAAAATTACAACTTGCTGTTAAAGTTAGAAATATAAAAGAAAAGCTTGGTATAAAAGATTTGAAAAATTAGCTGTTAACTTTATTTAGAAATTCTGAGAATAAAAAGTGGGACTTGTTTTTAGTAAGTGGATTTCTTATAATTAAAGTATATTTTAGCTTAAGTAAGAACCAACGATTACTAGGAGGAAGCTTAATGACTGCAGAAACTAAAAATGAAAAAAATGGTTGTAAAGATCCCCAAGATTATGCACTTTGCGATCACTTTATTAGTGCCTTTGGCATTATTGGCAAGAAGTGGAATGGCCTAATTATTTCATCTTTATGTGATACAAATGCGATGCGTTTTAAAGATTTAGCACGCTGTATTGATAAATGTTCAGATCGTGTTTTGGTTGAACGTTTAAAAGAATTAGAACAACTTGATATTGTTCAACGTAATGTTGATAATAATTCAGGCATTATTTCTTATAGTTTGACTGAAAAGGGTGTTGAATTAAAACCTGTTTTTGATCAAGTACATGATTGGGCTGATAAGTGGGCCTAAATATAGTTTGCAAGATTCTCTAAAATGCATTAAGATACTAACATAAACATTAAATGCGATGATCAAGATTAGTAATGTTAATTTCTATTTTTAGCGAGAGTAGATTTGGTGGAACTACTTAATAGGAAGACATGAATTTCATCTTAGGAGCAGAATCTAATCAATTCCGGTATTTCTCCGTTAAACGAAAAGAGTGTGAACACGCACTTTTATTTAGTTTGTGTTTAAACTAGGGTGGTACCGCGAAGCTTCGTCCCTTTTGAGGGATGAAGCTTTTTTTGTTGGAAAGGAAAAAAGATGGATTTATTTGAGCGATTAAAGGAAATCAAAGAAAAAGGATTAACAAATATTCAAAATGCTGATAATCAAAAGGCATTAGAAGAAATTAGAGTCAAACTTTTGGGACGTAAGGGTGAATTAACCGAAATTTTACACTCAATGAAAGATGTTGCCCCTGAAAATAGACCTAAGGTGGGACAAGAAGTTAACCAATTACGTGACTTGTTCCAAAATTCCTTAGAAAATGCTAAAGAAAAGTTTGCTCAAGCTGTAATTGCTAAAAAGTTAGAAGCAGAAAAAATCGATGTAACGCTACCAGGTCGTAAGGCTCATTTGGGTTCAAAGCACCCCATTAATATTATTTTAGATGATCTTGAAAGTTACTTTATTGGCATGGGCTATCAAGTAGTACAAGGACCAGAAATGGAAACTGACCACTATGTCTTTGAAATGATGAACTTGCCTAAGGACCACCCTGCACGTGATATGCAAGCCACTTTCTATATTGATGATGAAAGATTATTAAGATCTCAAACTTCTGGTGATCAAGCTAGAGTTTTAGAAAAACATGATTTTTCAAAGGGGCCTTTAAAGATGGTGGGGCCAGGTAAGGTTTATCGTCGTGATGATGACGATGCTACTCACTCCCACCAATTCCAACAAATGGAAGGACTAGTAATTGATAAAAATATTACGATGTCTGACTTAAAGGGTACGTTAGAAATGATTGCCAAGCATATGTTTGGTCAAGATCGTGAAACTAGATTACGCCCATCATACTTCCCATTTACTGAACCATCTGTGGAAATGGATGTCTCATGTTTTAACTGTGATGGTAAGGGTTGTCCAATTTGTAAATATACTGGCTGGATTGAAGTTTTAGGTGCTGGTATGGTTCACCCTAATGTTTTAGAAAATGCTGGTGTTGATTCGTCAGTTTATGGTGGTTTTGCTTTTGGTGTGGGTTTGGATCGTTTAGCTATCTTGAAATACGGTATCGATGATATTCGTGATTTCTACACCAATGATGTTCGTTTCTTAAAACAATTCCGTAAGGAGGAAAAATAATGCTCGTTTCATATAATTGGTTAAAAGATTTTCTTGATCTAGATATTGATCCTAAGGACTTAGCTGAAAAAATTACCCGAACTGGGGTTGAAATTGAAACTGTTGCTCATCCTGCTGAAGGTTTAAAGAAATTAGTTGTCGGTCATATTCTAGAATGTGAAGATATTGAAGGAACTCACTTACATAAGTGTTTAGTAGATGTTGGTGAAGATGAACCAATTCAAATTGTTTGTGGTGCACCAAATGTTGCTCCTGACCAAGATGTAATTGTTGCCTTACATGGTGCCCGCATTGCTGGTAACGAAAAGATTAAGAAGGGTAAGATCCGCGGCGTTCAATCTAATGGGATGATTTGTGGTCTCCAAGAAATCGGTTTTGCCGATAAGATTGTACCTGCTAAATATGCTGATGGGATTTTTGTCTTTCCTAAAGATGCTGATGTTAAACCAGGTGAAGATGTTTATGAAGCACTTGGAATGGATGATTATATTTTAGATTTTGATATTACGCCTAACCGTGCTGATACACTTTCAATGGAAGGGGCAGCTTACGAAGTAGGGGCAATTGTTGACCAAAAGCCTAACATTGAAGATGTCGTCCTTAAAGAAGATGGCGACGACTGGACTGATTCTTTAGCTGTGACTGTGGATGGAGAATTAGCACCAAAATTTTATTTAAGAAAAGTTAATAATATTAAAATTGGTGAAAGTCCACTTTGGCTGCAACGTCGTCTTTGGAATGCGGGAATTCGTCCAATCAACAATGTAGTTGATGTAACTAATTATGTCATGCTTTTAACTGGTCAACCAATGCATGCCTATGATGCTAAGAGTTTTGCTAACGGTAAACTTGAAGTAAGAAAAGCTAAGCAAGGTGAAAAATTAACGCTTTTAAATGATAAAGAAGTTGAACTTGATCCAAACGATATTGTAATTACCGATGGTGAAAAGCCAGTAATGATGGCTGGTGTAATGGGTGGTAAAACTTCAGAAGTTGAAGACGATACTACCGACGTTATTTTGGAATCCGCTATTTTTGACCCAACTTTGGTCAGAAAAGCAGCCTTACGCCATGCTAACCGTACTGAAGCTTCTAGTCGTTATGAAAAAGGCGTTAACTGGGATAATACGCAAAAAGCCCTTGATATGGCAGCGTTACTTTTAAGAAATGATGCTGAAGGTACGATTGCTAATGGTGAAATTAAAGCAGCAGATGCGCAAAGAAAACCAGCAGTAGTTAAGACCACTATTTCTTATATTAATAAAGTTTTGGGCACTGACCTTGCTGCAAGTGAAATTAAAAAGATTTTTGATCGTCTAAACTTTGAAACAGAAATTAACGGTGATGAATTAGTTGTTACTGTGCCAAATCGCCGTTGGGATATTGCCATTCCTGCTGACTTAGTAGAAGAAGTGGGTCGTATTTATGGTTACGATAACTTAGAATCTACCCAACCTTTACTAGCTGAAACTCATGGTGGTTATTCTGAAAAAGAAACCAAGATTAGACGTTTCAAGCAAATTGCTGAAGGACAGGGTTTAATGGAGGCAATTTCTTATTCATTGACTTCACCTGAAAAGGCAGCTAAGTTTACCCTTGATCCTGCACCAGTAGTTGAAGTAGAAATGCCACTTAACTCAAGTAGAAGTGCCATGCGTGAAAACTTGATTACTGGTTTGGTAGATGCAGCTAGCTATAATATGGCCCGCAAAGAAAAGCAATTAGCCTTTTATGAACAAGGCCGTACTTACGACCATGCTAATGATGAATATAATGAACATGAACACCTAGCTGCTTTAATGAGCGGGGATGTCTTTGATCAAAACTGGCAACACAAGAATGAAAAGATCGACTTCTTCTTTGTTAAAGGACAACTAGAAGATATGTTTGTTGCCGTGGGCATTGATCCAGAGCAAGTTATTTATAAACCAGTTGCAGTTGCAGGGCTTCATCCAACGCGCACAGCTGCCATGTATCTAAATGACCAATACATTGGTTTAATTGGAATGGTTGACCACGAAACCACAATGAAGGACAAGGCATTACGTGGTAGTGAATTATATGTTTATGAATTAGATCTTGATGCTCTGATTCCAATGCTTAAAGATGGCATGAGAGCTAAGCCAGCACCAAAATTCCCAGGAATTGAACGTGACCTTTCATTATTACTTGATAAACAAATTACTAACCAAGAAGTAGTAGATGTTATTAAAGCTGCTGGTGGTAAATACTTACATGAAGTTAAAGTGATTGATGTTTATGAAGGTAGTCATATCGAAGCTGGTAAGAAGTCAATTTCTTACAGCCTTACTTTCTTAAATGAAAAAGATACTTTAACTGATGAAGTTGTTAATAAAGCCATGGATAATATCGAAACTGATCTGAAGGAAAAATTAAAGATTATTGTACGATAATTTTGGTAAACTGTTCCTAGAGTTTTTTTCTGGAGGAAAGTTAATTTGCAAGATCAAGATAAACAAAGAGAACATGATTTGCAACGCGAAGGTTCAAACAAGGTAATGCGTTGGGTGGCAAGTGCCGTTGGAATCATTCTTGCCTTATTAGTAATTGGTGGAGGGATTTATACAGTTTATGCCCTCCAGCCTGCTAACCGGCATGATGAAAATGTAGTCAGTGTACATATTCCTGAAGGAGCAACGAATGATGAAATTGCTGGTATCTTAAAAAAGGATGGCTTAATTCGTAATATATCTATTTTTAAGATGTGGCTCAAAACTCATTCAGTTGCTGGCTTTCAAGCAGGAGACTTCTATGTTTCTCCTTCAATGAACAATCGTCAAATTGTGAGTCAACTTCAAGGTGGCGGTGGCCGTCCTGTTGTGGGGCATGTTTTGGTTAAAGAAGGGCAAACCATTGACGAAATTGGTAATACAATTGCCAAAAATACTAAGTACTCGAAGAAGGACTTCTTGGCTTTGATGAAGAATGAGAAGTTCTTAAAGAGTTTAGAGAAGCGTTACCCACAATTACTATCTTCTTCAATGAAGAAAAATAATGTCCGCTATCATTTGGAAGGTTACTTATTCCCAGCTAAATATGATGTTTACCAGGGGGCAAGTCTAGATGAACTTGTAACTCAGATGGTTGAAAAAGAAAACGAAGTCTTAACACCATACTATAGCGCAATTAAGAAGAAGCACTTGACTGTCCAAGAAGTCTTGACTTTGGCTTCCTTAGTTGAACGTGAAGGGGTTAAGGATACTGACCGTCGTAAGATTGCTGGTGTCTTCTTTAACCGTTTGGATGCTGGTATGCCATTGCAATCAGATATTTCTGTAATGTATGCTTTGAACAAGCACAAGCACTCACTGTCACTTAAGGATGTTAAGGTCAAATCACCATATAACTTGTACGTCCACAAGGGTTATGGGCCAGGACCATTTAACAATCCAAGTTTGAACTCAATTAGTGCAGTCTTGAACCCACTTGATCGAGATGAAGATTACTTGTACTTCGTAGCCAACCTTAAGACCGGAGAAGTTAAGTTCTCCCACACTTTGGATGAGCATGAAGCAAATAATGCAAGTTTCGGACAGTAAGAGTTGACAATTAGGGTAAATAACCATACTATTTGTTTTGCAACAAGAAAAAAGTGAGGAGTTAAATCGCGATGGCACAAAAAGTATATCCGATGACCGAAGAAGGTAAGGAAAAGCTTGAAAAAGAATTAAGAGATTTAAAATTAGTTAAGCGTCCAGAAGTTATTGAAAGAATTAAGGTTGCTCGTTCTTATGGTGACCTTTCTGAAAACTCTGAATACGATGCTGCTAAGGATGAACAAAGTGCAGTTGAACAAAGAATTGCTCAAATTGAACAAATGCTTAAGTATGCACAAGTTGTTAATGCGGACAGTGTTGATCCTAACGAAGTTTCAATTGGTAAAACTGTGACCTACACCGAAGTAGGTACTGATGATCCAGAAACTTATACTATTGTTGGTTCTGATGAATCAGATCCATTGAGTGGTAAGATTTCTAATGATTCACCAATTGCCAAGGCTTTAATTGGTAAGAAGAAGGGTGAAACTGTTACAATTAACACCCCAGGTGGTAGTTTTGATGTAACAATTGATGATGTTACTAGTAAGTAACTATCACGCTTAAAAGACCAGGAATTTACTTCCTGGTCTTTTTTCTTGCTTGCGGTCTGAGAAAGAATTAAATATTATTAAATTATCCTAGTGAAAATAGTAATCTAAGCTAATTTTTGCTAAAATCAAAGCTAGTTGAGAGAGGTTGCAAATTGAATTTTAATATTTTTAAACGAAAACATAAAAACCAAAAAAATAGTGGACCTTCAACTGCTTTGAGAATGAATATTATCCTAGGTATCATTCTAGTGTTGTTCTTGCTTTTGATTGGTCAATTAATTTACTTACAAATTATTTATGGTGGACGCTTTAATACCGAAGTTCAAAAAACAGATTCAAAGGTTGTTACTACCAATGTTCCCCGTGGGGTAATGTACGATTCTACTGGTAAAATCTTAGTTGGTAATAAGGCCAATAACGCCATTACTTATACTAAGAGCAGCACCGTTACAACGGCTCAAATTTATTCAATTTCTAATAAATTGAGCCGTTATATCAGTATTACTAATGAAAAGCCAACAAAACGCCAGCTTTATGATTATTATTTAGCTAATGAGGCTAATAATAAACGCGTTGAAGCCAAGCTTCCAAGATCAGCCAAGTATGCCAGCAATGGTGATCAATTAGAATCAAGTGTAGTTTACGAGAACACTTTAAAAGAGCTTGAAAAAGAAAATCCTAAATTTACTAAAAGACAGAAGACTGCAGCCTTAATTTTTAACAAGATTTCAGGAGCTTATACCTTATCTACAATTTATATCAAGAATAATCATTTAACTGATAAGGAATTAGCAACTGTGGGTGAGCACCTATCTGATCTTCCTGGTGTCGGTATTGGTACTGATTGGGCCCGTGATTACCCTAATGGAAAATCGATTCAAAGTATTATTGGTTCGGTATCATCAGAAAAATCTGGTTTACCAAGTGATAATTTACAGTATTATTTGAGCCAAGGTTACTCAAGAAATGACCGTGTCGGAACTTCTTATTTGGAAGAAGAATATGAACCTTTATTAAAGGGAACCAAGGGTCAATCAGAAGTTACTTCCAAAGATAATGGTCAAATTGAACAAACTAAAACTGTCTATAAGGGTGAAAGTGGCTCTAGTTTAGTTTTGACGATTAATGCCAAGTATCAACAAGAGGTGCAAAAGGCTCTAACACAAGTTTATCAGTCAGCTGAAGCAGCAGGGGCTACCCAATATTCAAGTGGAGCTTATGCCGTAGCAATGAATCCGAAGACAGGGGCAGTTTTAGCGATGGCAGGAATTAGTCATAATCCTAAAACTGGTAAGGATACTGAAAATGCCTTAGGCGTAATTAACCAGTCCTTTGTAATGGGGTCAGCAGTTAAAGGGGCAACCGTGTCAGGTGGTTTAATTAATCATATCATTACCCCAACTAATAACACCTTGCCTGATACTCCGATTTACTTACCAGGTTCACCAGTCAAAAAGTCTGTTTATCCAGTTGGGACTTTCGGAGC encodes:
- a CDS encoding acylphosphatase — protein: METKKIIVSGLVQGVGFRWATQLLAKDLKVKGTVKNLANGDVEIIAQGNSLQLAHFLSKVKTSPTPAGRVDHVEVEDLPSSDQFHSFNIIH
- a CDS encoding TrmH family RNA methyltransferase is translated as MIEINSVKNAKIKEIKKLLQKKYRHEANKYLIEGFHLVQEALQGHQQYDYLLATEKAYERLLELANLDDRKVIIINDVIAEHLSATKNSQDVFMVLNINQPKSFSFEYGKWVVLDNLTDPGNVGTIIRTADAAGFDGVVLSKESVDLYNPKVQRSMQGSQFHIQVIQMPILEALTNFKAHGLPIYASVLDKTAKQLANCAPVPQLALVIGNEAHGVSPEVVALADKKIYIPIKGQAESLNAAVAAGIMIYHFS
- a CDS encoding winged helix-turn-helix transcriptional regulator, whose product is MTAETKNEKNGCKDPQDYALCDHFISAFGIIGKKWNGLIISSLCDTNAMRFKDLARCIDKCSDRVLVERLKELEQLDIVQRNVDNNSGIISYSLTEKGVELKPVFDQVHDWADKWA
- the pheS gene encoding phenylalanine--tRNA ligase subunit alpha: MDLFERLKEIKEKGLTNIQNADNQKALEEIRVKLLGRKGELTEILHSMKDVAPENRPKVGQEVNQLRDLFQNSLENAKEKFAQAVIAKKLEAEKIDVTLPGRKAHLGSKHPINIILDDLESYFIGMGYQVVQGPEMETDHYVFEMMNLPKDHPARDMQATFYIDDERLLRSQTSGDQARVLEKHDFSKGPLKMVGPGKVYRRDDDDATHSHQFQQMEGLVIDKNITMSDLKGTLEMIAKHMFGQDRETRLRPSYFPFTEPSVEMDVSCFNCDGKGCPICKYTGWIEVLGAGMVHPNVLENAGVDSSVYGGFAFGVGLDRLAILKYGIDDIRDFYTNDVRFLKQFRKEEK
- the pheT gene encoding phenylalanine--tRNA ligase subunit beta; the encoded protein is MLVSYNWLKDFLDLDIDPKDLAEKITRTGVEIETVAHPAEGLKKLVVGHILECEDIEGTHLHKCLVDVGEDEPIQIVCGAPNVAPDQDVIVALHGARIAGNEKIKKGKIRGVQSNGMICGLQEIGFADKIVPAKYADGIFVFPKDADVKPGEDVYEALGMDDYILDFDITPNRADTLSMEGAAYEVGAIVDQKPNIEDVVLKEDGDDWTDSLAVTVDGELAPKFYLRKVNNIKIGESPLWLQRRLWNAGIRPINNVVDVTNYVMLLTGQPMHAYDAKSFANGKLEVRKAKQGEKLTLLNDKEVELDPNDIVITDGEKPVMMAGVMGGKTSEVEDDTTDVILESAIFDPTLVRKAALRHANRTEASSRYEKGVNWDNTQKALDMAALLLRNDAEGTIANGEIKAADAQRKPAVVKTTISYINKVLGTDLAASEIKKIFDRLNFETEINGDELVVTVPNRRWDIAIPADLVEEVGRIYGYDNLESTQPLLAETHGGYSEKETKIRRFKQIAEGQGLMEAISYSLTSPEKAAKFTLDPAPVVEVEMPLNSSRSAMRENLITGLVDAASYNMARKEKQLAFYEQGRTYDHANDEYNEHEHLAALMSGDVFDQNWQHKNEKIDFFFVKGQLEDMFVAVGIDPEQVIYKPVAVAGLHPTRTAAMYLNDQYIGLIGMVDHETTMKDKALRGSELYVYELDLDALIPMLKDGMRAKPAPKFPGIERDLSLLLDKQITNQEVVDVIKAAGGKYLHEVKVIDVYEGSHIEAGKKSISYSLTFLNEKDTLTDEVVNKAMDNIETDLKEKLKIIVR
- the mltG gene encoding endolytic transglycosylase MltG; the encoded protein is MQDQDKQREHDLQREGSNKVMRWVASAVGIILALLVIGGGIYTVYALQPANRHDENVVSVHIPEGATNDEIAGILKKDGLIRNISIFKMWLKTHSVAGFQAGDFYVSPSMNNRQIVSQLQGGGGRPVVGHVLVKEGQTIDEIGNTIAKNTKYSKKDFLALMKNEKFLKSLEKRYPQLLSSSMKKNNVRYHLEGYLFPAKYDVYQGASLDELVTQMVEKENEVLTPYYSAIKKKHLTVQEVLTLASLVEREGVKDTDRRKIAGVFFNRLDAGMPLQSDISVMYALNKHKHSLSLKDVKVKSPYNLYVHKGYGPGPFNNPSLNSISAVLNPLDRDEDYLYFVANLKTGEVKFSHTLDEHEANNASFGQ
- the greA gene encoding transcription elongation factor GreA; the protein is MAQKVYPMTEEGKEKLEKELRDLKLVKRPEVIERIKVARSYGDLSENSEYDAAKDEQSAVEQRIAQIEQMLKYAQVVNADSVDPNEVSIGKTVTYTEVGTDDPETYTIVGSDESDPLSGKISNDSPIAKALIGKKKGETVTINTPGGSFDVTIDDVTSK
- a CDS encoding peptidoglycan D,D-transpeptidase FtsI family protein, whose product is MNIILGIILVLFLLLIGQLIYLQIIYGGRFNTEVQKTDSKVVTTNVPRGVMYDSTGKILVGNKANNAITYTKSSTVTTAQIYSISNKLSRYISITNEKPTKRQLYDYYLANEANNKRVEAKLPRSAKYASNGDQLESSVVYENTLKELEKENPKFTKRQKTAALIFNKISGAYTLSTIYIKNNHLTDKELATVGEHLSDLPGVGIGTDWARDYPNGKSIQSIIGSVSSEKSGLPSDNLQYYLSQGYSRNDRVGTSYLEEEYEPLLKGTKGQSEVTSKDNGQIEQTKTVYKGESGSSLVLTINAKYQQEVQKALTQVYQSAEAAGATQYSSGAYAVAMNPKTGAVLAMAGISHNPKTGKDTENALGVINQSFVMGSAVKGATVSGGLINHIITPTNNTLPDTPIYLPGSPVKKSVYPVGTFGALDAPSALEVSSNIYMMQLALRWVKAKYVPHSYISMPDTAFQTLRNNFSMFGLGQKTGIDLPGEVAGIKGASFNSKGNLLTGSVLDLAYGNYDAYTPIQMVQYVSTIANGGYRMQPYVVQSVGKTSSDGQKVSVVYNKKPQVQMRIPWTKDELDVVRDGFDRVVHGSNSWGTAHALNSVKPRIAGKTGTAETFYYDPDHPGNPNAPEIINATFVGYAPESDPKIAIAVVFPGLDPNKEGTFTLQVAKAMVEDYSELYK